A single Denticeps clupeoides chromosome 7, fDenClu1.1, whole genome shotgun sequence DNA region contains:
- the LOC114793820 gene encoding uncharacterized protein LOC114793820 has translation MARRRDRMPPLLPKAQKLKAEEEGEERQRGALDGRLWGQGDPWRDALVPDTTPMIFAVPGQELCALLARLHVDWEDMDDDKSGDDASWAVGARMAPPIAPVHDRHKVCGDPHHFQWCEDHERAWNSKEEDGDVGVSWWKRATEVDNQQLRCWDCLAGNPPLQLQSWTCLPSQGETDRMSFRDFLERLRAEFDQPDPEPAIKPCPTTTPNASQDPVLEDTALAGDGDAAAEPNHREEAPDPTALV, from the exons ATGG ctcgccgacgtgacagaatgccgccGCTCCTACCGAAAGCGCAGaaactaaaagcagaggaagaaggagaagaacgCCAGCGGGGAGCACTGGATGGTCGCCTGTGGGGTCAGGGAGATCCATGGCGAGACGCGCTGGTACCGGATACGACCCCCATGATCTTTGCCGTGCCAGGCCAAGAACTctgtgctctgctggcaaggctccacGTGGACTGGGAAGACATGGACGACGACAAAAGCGGTGATGACGCgagttgggcggtcggtgccaggatggctccgcccatcgcgcccgtccacgATCGTCACAAGGTCTGTGGGGACCCGCATCACTTCCAGTGGTGTGAGGACCACGAGAGAGCATGGAACAGCAAGGAGGAAGATGGCGAtgtgggggtaagctggtggaagagggcgacggaaGTCGAcaaccagcaactgcgctgctgggactgcctcgcagggaatccgcctctccagctccagtcgTGGACatgccttccctct CAGGGCGAGACAGACAGGatgagttttcgggacttcctggagagactgagggcggagtttgatcagcCAGATCCTGAGCCAGCGATcaaaccctgccccaccaccacacccaatgccagtcaggatccggtgcTAGAAGACACAGCACTGGCGGGCG atggcgacgcAGCAGCGGAGCCAAACCACAGGGAGGAAGCTCCTGACCCAACTGCACTGGTCTAA
- the LOC114793921 gene encoding dexamethasone-induced Ras-related protein 1-like, translating to MIKKTSPSENEFDIPAKNCYRMVILGSTKVGKTALVSRFLNERFDDQYTPTIEDFHRKFYSIRGDVYQLDILDTSGNHPFPAMRRLSILTGDVFILVFSLDNKDSFQEVQRLKRQIFETKSCLKNKTKENVDVPLVICGNKCDREFYREVKQEEIEQLVHGEEQCAYFEISAKRNSNVDQMFHALFAMAKLPNEMSPDRHRKVSLQYCDVLHRKSLRNKKLKDGDAYGIVAPFARRPSVHSDLMYIKEKAVGGSQGKDRCVIC from the exons ATGATCAAGAAGACGTCGCCGTCGGAAAACGAGTTCGACATCCCCGCCAAGAACTGCTACCGGATGGTGATCCTCGGCTCCACCAAGGTCGGAAAGACGGCCCTGGTCTCGCGCTTCCTGAACGAGCGCTTCGACGACCAGTACACGCCGACCATCGAGGACTTCCACAGGAAATTTTACAGCATCCGCGGGGACGTGTACCAGCTGGACATTTTGGACACCTCTGGGAACCACCCGTTCCCCGCGATGAGGAGGCTCTCCATCCTCACAG GTGATGTCTTCATCCTGGTTTTCAGTCTGGACAACAAAGACTCTTTCCAGGAGGTGCAGCGCCTTAAGAGGCAGATTTTCGAGACCAAGTCATGCCTGAAAAACAAGACGAAGGAGAATGTGGACGTCCCGCTGGTCATCTGCGGCAACAAGTGCGACCGTGAATTCTACCGGGAGGTCAAGCAGGAGGAGATCGAGCAGCTCGTCCATGGGGAGGAGCAGTGTGCCTACTTCGAGATCTCTGCCAAGCGGAATTCCAACGTGGACCAGATGTTCCACGCCCTCTTCGCCATGGCCAAGCTGCCCAACGAGATGAGCCCTGACCGCCACAGGAAGGTGTCGCTGCAGTACTGTGACGTGCTGCACCGGAAGTCGCTCCGAAACAAAAAGCTGAAGGACGGCGACGCGTACGGCATCGTGGCGCCCTTCGCCCGCCGCCCGAGCGTCCACAGCGACCTGATGTACATCAAGGAGAAAGCGGTCGGTGGGAGCCAAGGCAAGGACCGGTGTGTCATCTGCTGA
- the pglyrp6 gene encoding peptidoglycan recognition protein 6 encodes MDCSWIWLLSIFVVEVSSRNPEDLYSHMDHFIQVVKWVEDQAPKLKPVEVVKVLRKTAGLEDPFIHRYLDVLDNSDSIVSNATISQYISKVTIHKVTKTGLEKGVVLTADGTTVALAPVLLGIEAGLLSVTRSRVHGLYPLALTKNLAVSFLHHYEKPATTNLLGTNGCWDSVTSPKIFTLTGEPSRATEALVNGGMDGVILGREVSQPSRHPTSLSSLLKKYYSHWLGSTGLDSAPRLIGRLRRNNFKKLVGSASLRKQITWALATHQKGKKYKMDTEKLQIMVEEGVKTFFHRYMDCPTIIPRCQWGAEPYRGTPTQLSLPLSFMYIHHTHEPGQPCLTFEECSRDMRAMQRFHQEVRGWDDIGYSFVAGSDGYIYEGRGWHWQGAHTLGQNAKGYGVSFIGNYMASLPSRHSQELVRDQLTKCAVSAGRLVPNYIVHGHRQLVTTSCPGDAFYSEIRTWEHFKEVRS; translated from the exons ATGGATTGCTCCTGGATATGGCTGTTGTCCATTTTTGTGGTGGAGGTCTCCTCTCGTAATCCTG AAGATTTATACAGTCACATGGATCATTTCATCCAAGTTGTGAAATGGGTGGAGGACCAGGCCCCCAAACTAAAACCTGTTGAGGTGGTGAAGGTCCTGCGTAAAACAGCTGGACTTGAAGATCCATTCATCCACCGATACCTAGATGTTCTTGATAACAGTGACAGCATAGTTTCCAATGCAACCATCTCTCAGTACATCTCCAAGGTCACAATTCACAAGGTAACAAAAACAGGTCTTGAGAAGGGTGTGGTGCTCACTGCTGATGGCACCACTGTTGCTCTGGCCCCTGTGTTGTTGGGCATTGAAGCCGGACTCCTCTCAGTGACCAGAAGTCGTGTTCATGGCCTGTACCCTCTAGCTCTGACAAAGAATCTTGCTGTGTCCTTCCTGCATCACTATGAAAAGCCTGCAACAACCAATCTCCTCGGCACCAATGGTTGCTGGGATAGCGTGACCTCGCCCAAAATTTTTACCCTAACTGGAGAGCCATCTCGAGCCACTGAAGCCTTGGTGAATGGGGGAATGGATGGAGTAATACTGGGAAGGGAGGTGTCCCAACCATCCCGTCATCCCACCAGTCTCAGCAGCCTGCTGAAGAAGTACTACAGTCATTGGCTGGGGTCCACTGGGTTGGACAGTGCTCCAAGGCTTATTGGACGCCTGCGCAGGAACAATTTCAAGAAGCTTGTTGGCTCAGCCTCACTGAGGAAGCAGATCACATGGGCACTGGCTACGCatcaaaaagggaaaaaatacaaGATGGACACAGAAAAGCTACAGATTATGGTGGAAGAAGGAGTGAAAACTTTTTTCCACAGATACATGG ACTGTCCTACCATCATTCCCCGTTGTCAGTGGGGTGCGGAACCATACCGAGGCACGCCCACCCAACTGTCCCTCCCACTTTCATTCATGTACATCCATCACACCCATGAACCCGGCCAGCCCTGTCTGACCTTTGAGGAATGTTCCAGGGACATGAGGGCCATGCAACGCTTCCACCAGGAGGTACGCGGCTGGGATGACATTGGATACAG CTTTGTGGCAGGCTCTGATGGGTACATTTATGAAGGGCGTGGCTGGCACTGGCAAGGTGCTCACACTTTGGGCCAAAACGCTAAGGGCTATGGCGTCTCTTTCATTGGGAACTACATGGCTAGCCTGCCATCTCGGCATTCCCAGGAACTGGTGAGGGATCAGCTGACCAAGTGTGCAGTAAGTGCCGGGAGACTCGTCCCCAACTACATTGTGCATGGCCACAGACAGCTGGTCACCACCTCGTGCCCTGGTGATGCCTTCTATTCTGAAATCAGGACCTGGGAGCATTTCAAG GAAGTGCGTTCTTAG